The following coding sequences are from one Nilaparvata lugens isolate BPH chromosome 6, ASM1435652v1, whole genome shotgun sequence window:
- the LOC111053392 gene encoding proton-coupled amino acid transporter-like protein pathetic — MVQKISSDGAPLHKSTTISVAVSGRNGHPMISEYDQKKGSSRTELADLVIVKYKCESNGVPMKLTNGSTLPLVPGSSKEAEEGEGYNPFAHRVLEHPTTDLETLIHLLKGSLGTGILAMPLAFANAGLLFGLIATFLIGFLCTYCIHVLVNCAHILLKRMKIPSLGFADVAEVAFLAGPQSTRKFAGFARGMINSFLVLDLLGCCCVYIVFVAENLKQVVDTKAGVDWDLRFYMILILPFLLLVNLVRNLKYLAPFSMVANIFIGVGMGITFYYIFDDLPPVSSQPQFSSWHQLPLFFGTAIFALEGIGVVMPLENNMKTPAHFIGCPSVLNIGMFLVILLYTGVGFFGYLKYGADTAPSITLNLPRHLALAQSVKTMIAVAIFLTYALQFYVPMEIIWKNTKHRFTSHPIAAEYAIRISLVCLTSKYIRYSSFASDIM; from the exons GGTCGAAATGGACATCCGATGATCTCCGAGTATGACCAAAAGAAAGGATCAAGTCGGACAGAACTTGCTGATCTTGTTATAGTCAA GTACAAATGTGAATCGAATGGTGTACCGATGAAACTGACCAATGGATCGACACTACCGCTCGTTCCTGGCTCCAGTAAGGAGGCCGAAGAGGGAGAAGGATACAATCCTTTCGCACACCGAGTCCTCGAACATCCAACCAC agACTTGGAAACTCTGATCCACCTGTTGAAGGGAAGCTTGGGAACAGGTATCCTGGCTATGCCACTTGCCTTCGCCAACGCTGGTCTCCTGTTTGGCTTGATTGCCACTTTCCTCATAGGATTCTTATGTACCTACTGCATTCACGTTCTA gTGAATTGCGCTCACATACTTTTAAAGCGAATGAAAATTCCTTCATTGGGATTCGCTGATGTAGCTGAGGTTGCTTTTCTAGCTGGTCCTCAGAGCACAAGAAAGTTTGCAGGATTTGCAAG ggGGATGATTAATAGTTTTCTAGTCTTGGATCTTCTTGGGTGCTGTTGTGTATATATTGTTTTTGTGGCTGAAAATCTCAAGCAG GTTGTGGATACCAAAGCTGGAGTTGACTGGGACCTGAGATTCTACATGATCTTAATCTTGCCGTTCTTACTTCTGGTGAACCTCGTGAGAAACCTGAAATACTTGGCGCCATTCTCAATGGTAGCGAACATTTTCATCGGCGTTGGAATGGGCATCACGTTCTACTACATCTTCGACGATCTGCCGCCTGTCAGCTCGCAGCCACAATTCTCAAGCTGGCACCAACTGCCACTCTTCTTCGGAACAGCTATCTTTGCCCTAGAAGGAATCGGGGTG GTGATGCCACTTGAGAACAACATGAAGACACCGGCGCACTTCATCGGCTGCCCGAGTGTGCTCAACATCGGCATGTTCCTCGTCATCCTGCTCTACACCGGGGTCGGCTTCTTCGGCTACCTCAAGTACGGAGCGGACACAGCTCCTAGCATCACGCTCAACCTGCCTCGTCATTTAGC GTTGGCGCAGTCAGTGAAGACAATGATAGCAGTTGCCATTTTCCTGACGTATGCGTTGCAGTTCTATGTTCCTATGGAGATAATCTGGAAGAACACAAAGCACCGCTTCACTTCCCACCCCATTGCAGCTGAATATGCTATTCGTATAAGCTTGGTGTGCTTGACAAGTAAGTATATTAGATATAGTTCTTTCGCATCTGATATAATGTAA